GCCCGCGATCACCACGGCCGGATCGCCCGGCGCGATGTAGAGCAGGCTGAACACGAACAGCGCAACGATCGCCATTACCGGCAAGGTCGCGACGATGCGACGGAGGATGTAGGAAAGCATCTGGCTTCAGCGCGCGATCATGCGGACTTCGACACCCCCCAGAAGAACGGCAGCGGCCCCTTGGCGATACCGGAGACGTTCTTGCGCCAGGCCGTGTAGGTCAGGAAGAAGCCGGTCGGCGCGTAGACGACGTCCTCGAGCGCCGCCTTGTTGACCTGCGCAATCGCGGCCTTCTCCTCCTCGAGATTCTTGGCCTCGAACCAGGCCGCGATCTCCTTCTCGGTGTTCGGGCTGTTGGGCCAGCCGAACCAGGCCTTGTCACCGTTGGCGCGGATGGCGGTGTAGGCAGCGGGCGTGATGCAATCGGCGCCGGCATGCCAGCTATGGAACATGTTCCAGCCGCCCTGTCCCGGCGGCGTCTTTGCGGCGCGGCGGGAGCCGACCGTGCCCCAATCAGTGGCAACGAAGTCGACATTCATGCCGAGCTTCTTCAGGAGGTCCGCGGTGACATCTCCTTGTGCCTTCGTGATCGGCTGATCCTGCGCCACCAAACAGGTCACCGGCTGGCCGGAATATCCGCTCTCGGCCAGTAGCTTCTTGGCCGCATCGAAGTTACGCTTGCCCTTGAGGATCTCGCCGCCCAGCTCGCTGTAGAGCGGGGTATCAGGCGTGAAGAAGCCCGGCAGCGACTTCCACAGCGCATCGTCGTCGCCGACGATCGCGCGCATATAGTCTTCCTGGCTGAGCGCCATCAACACCGCGCGCCGCGCCCGCACGTCGTTGAACGGCGCGAACAGGTGGTTCATGCGGAACGAGCCGATATTGCCGAGGGGATCGCCGATGTCGACGCTGATGTTCTTGTTCTTCTTCAGCACGGGCACGAGATCGGCGATCGGGTTCTCCCACCAGTCGACCTCACCGTTCTGCAATGCGGCCGCCGCGGTCGCGGGGTCCGGCATCACGATCCATTCCACGCGATCGACCATGATTTGCTTGCCGCCAGCGAGCCAGGATGCCTTCTCTTGCCGCGGGACGTAGTCGGCGAATTTCTCGAACACGGACTTGGCGCCCGGGACCCACTCGCTCTTGGCGAATTTCATCGGGCCCGAGCCGATATATTCGGTGATCTGCTTGAAGGGATCGGTCTTGGCGATACGCTCGGGCATCATGAAGGAGCACGGCGCGTTGTTCTTGGCGAGCGCGTAGAGCATTTTCGGGAAGGGCTGCTTCAAAACCCATTTGAACGTGCGGTCGTCGACCGCGGTCAATTCCTGCTGGATCGCGAGGATCATCAGGCCCATCGGATCGCGCGCCGCCCAGCGCGACAGGCTGGCGACGACGTCCTTGCTCAGCACCGGCTCACCATCGTGGAATTTGAGGCCCGGGCGCAGCTTGAATGTCCAGGTCTTGCCGTCGTCAGTGGTCTCCTCGGACTCGATCATCTGGCGCTGCGGCTGAAGCTGCGCGTCGATTCCGTAAAGCGTGTCCCAGACGAGCGCCGCCGCGTTGCGGACGACATATTGCGTGCCCCAGATCGGGTCGAAATTGGCCAGATTGGCCTGGGGCACGAAGCGCAGGGTGCGCGCCGCTGCTCCTTGCGCGATCGCCGGGGCCGAAAGGCCGCCTGTCAATGCCAGACCGCTCGCGCCAGCCAGTCCCTTCAATACGGTCCTGCGATCCATGAAGTCCCTCCCAGTAATGCCGTGATGCCAGCTGTTCATTGGCAAGGGCAAGTGAAACCGAGCCCATTTGCAAGCAAATGGTATGCCACTAATCGCGCCTTCGCCAGCAGGATCTCATCGACTTTTTTGGCCCAGTCATTGCAGGGCAGCACGGACGCACACCGCGATAGGCATAAGCTACGTGATCGCCATTTGCGGGCAAACCGGGGCGTCACTTCTCCGGTGGCGGCACCGCGCCGGTCCGGCTGGTGATCAGGCCGTAATGCTCGATGCGGCGGTGCTGTGCAAAGTTGAAGATCGTGGTCTTGCCGAAGCTCGTGGCATCGAGATCGCAGCTGTGGACGAGGAGCTCGTCTCCTTCGGTCTCGGCTTCGGCGACGATCTCACCGTTGGGATCGACGATCAGACTGCCGCCAAACAAGGCGTGACCGTCCTCGACGCCGGCCTTGGCCACCGCGACCACCCAGGTCGCATTCTGGTACGCGCCGGCCTGCACGGAGAGGCGATTGTGAAACATGCGCTTCTCGGTGCCCTCCTCACGTCGCTCCGCGTTCTCCGATGGCGTGTTGTAGCCGATCAGCACCATCTCGACGCCCTGCAAGCCCATGACGCGATAGGTCTCGGGCCAGCGGCGGTCGTTGCAGATGGCCATGCCGATGACGCCGCCCAGCTCGCGCCAGACGTTGAAACCGAGATCGCCCGGCTCGAAATAGCGCTTCTCCAGGTGCTGGTGCGAGCGATTGGCGTCGTAGTACGTATGGCCCGGCAAATGGACCTTGCGATATTTGCCGACGATCTTGCCGGACTTGTCGGTCAGGATTGCCGTGTTGAAGTGATGGCCGTCGGGCGTCAGCTCGGCATAGCCGAAATTCATCGCGATCTGATGCTGCGCCGCACGCTCGAACAGCGGCCTCGTCGCATCATTCGGCATTTCGCGCTCGAACCAGCTGTCGAACTCGGCCCGGTCCTCGACGTACCAGCGCGGGAAGAACGTGGTCAGCGCGAGCTCCGGATAGACGATCAGGTCGGCGCCTCTGGCGCTGGCCTCGTCCATCAGCGCAATCATGCGCTTGACCACGGCCCCGCGGCTATCAGCTTTCTGGATCGGGCCCATCTGGGCGGCGGCAACGTTGACGATACGCATCGGCGATTTCCGGATGTCTTGACGAGGCTGGGGATCGCAGGCTCAGGGGCCTACCGGCGCGCGCAGCATAACGCAGCCCCGCGCCGTTTTTCCACCCAAGCAGCTTTCATGCCGTTTGCCCAATCCGGCATCCTTCGCTTCGAACCTCGTGCCGGCGTGGTTCCGGGAGGTCGCCGTGATCGCAAAAAAGAGAAAGGCGCGTCACGGCCTGCCCTGACGCGCCTTGTGACGGACGTCGCGGGTTTTACGCGCTCGCCTGTGTCACGAACTTCGTATTGAGATAGCCCTCGATCGCCTCGAGGCCGCCTTCGGAGCCGTAGCCGGAATCCTTGATGCCGCCGAACGGGACTTCGGGCAAAGCGAGGCCGTGATGGTTGATCGAGACCATCCCGCTCTCGACGTCGGCGCCGATCGCCTGCATCGTCTTGGTCGAGGTTGTGTAGGCATAGGCCGCAAGCCCATAAGGCAGACGGTTCGCTTCCGCCACCACCTCGTCATAGCTGCGGAAGGACGTGATCGGGGCAAGAGGTCCGAACGGCTCCTCGTTCATGATGCGGGCATCTCGCGGCACGTCGGTCAGCACGGTCGGCTCGAAGAAGAAGCCTTCATTGCCGATGCGCTTGCCGCCGGCCTGCACCTTGGCACCGTGCTGGACCGCGTCGGAGACGAAGCCCTCCATGGCGTCGACACGGCGCGGGTTCGCCAGCGGCCCCATGCGGGTGTCCTTGTCGAGGCCATTGCCGACCTTGAGGCTCTTGGCCGCCGCCACGAATTTATCGACGAAGGGCTGGTAGACGCTTTCATGCACCAGGAAGCGCGTCGGCGAGACGCAGACCTGGCCGGCATTGCGGAATTTATTGGCGGACAGGATCTTTGCGGCGTTGTCGAGATCGGCGTCCGCGAACACGATCGCCGGCGCGTGGCCGCCGAGCTCCATGGTGACGCGCTTCATGTGCAGGCCGGCGAGCGCGGCGAGATGCTTGCCGACGGCGGTCGAGCCGGTGAAGCTGATTTTACGGATGATCGGATGCGGAATGAGATATTCCGACACTTCCGACGGCACGCCGAACACCAGCTGGACGACGCCGGGGGGAATGCCCGCATCGGCATAGGCCCGCACCAGCTCCATGCAGCTTGCCGGCGTTTCTTCCGGCCCCTTGACGATGATCGAGCAGCCCGCCGCGAGCGCGGCGGAGATCTTGCGCACGGCCTGGTTGATCGGGAAATTCCAGGGCGTGAAGGCCGCGACCGGGCCGACCGGCTCCTTGGTCACGAGCTGCGAGACGTTGCCCATCCGCGGCGGCACGATGCGGCCATAGGCGCGGCGGGCCTCCTCGGAGAACCAGTCGATGAGGTCGCCGGCCAGCATGGTCTCGCCTTGCGCTTCCACCACCGGCTTGCCCTGCTCCATGGTCATCACGGGCGCGATCTCGGCGGCGCGCGAGCGGATGATGTCGGCAGCCTTGCGCATCAGCTTGTAGCGGTCGAAGGGCGACATCTTGCGCCAGACCTCGAAGCCGGCCTTGGCGGCCTCCAGCGCGCGGTCGAGATCGGCGCGCGAGGCATGCGGGGTCTTGCCGATCGGCTGGCCGGTGGCGGGATTGAGGATGTCCTCCGACTTGCCGGACGTGCCGTCGGTCCACTCGCCGGCGATGAACATCTGAACTTTCGGGTACATCCTTGCTGCCTCCTGCATGACTTTCGGATTTCGACGGGTTGATGCCGCCGTTTCGAGCGAAGGCAGAGCTACACTGAAAGGTCGCCGGCGAAAAGGATCAATGATGCCGGAGCAGCGCATCGCTGATCTGCTGCCCCGCACCGCATCGCGCCGTAGTTTCCGCTCAACCTATGCTGCCAGCGAGGATCGCAACCGCCGCCAACCGATGACGATGCCGGTAACGGAAAACACCAGCCCGAGCGTACAGAGGCCGACGATCACGACATCACGCAGCCGCGGACGGGCCAGCAGAATCGGAAAGTCAAGCGTGTGCAGCGCACCGTAAAGCCAGCGGTACGCGCGCCGCGACGGGTCCAGTCTTTGCAGCACGCTGCCATCGGCGCCGTCGACATCGAACCAGAGGTCGCCGCAGGTCGAGCGGTAGACTGGTGCGCCCGGGACCGCGGATCGCGCCGGATAGTCGTCATTGTCGGCGAGCACCGACGATGCGGCACAGCCGGCGGCAAGGCGCGCCATCAACTCGCCGATCTCCCGCACATCCAGGAATGCCGTCCCTCCGTCGCGAGGCGTACCTCCCGCCCTGATCATTGTCTGATCGTGCAGGCCGATCCGATCGCGCCGATAGACATTGCCGTTGAAGGCGAACCATTCGGCCTCGCGAGCCGAGGCAGATATTGGCTGCCGATCGAGCAATGCGGCCTCCCTCCAATCCGGCGCGGCATTCATCACGCCGGCCTCTGTCGGGGTCAATTGCCCGCGCGAGAACAACCGGCCGTGATCCATCGAGAGCCAGCCGCTGAAGATCCAGGTCAGCACGAAGAACATCGCCGCAAGGCCCATCAGATGATGTAGCGCATGCCAGCCCCGGTATGGCGAGGAGATGCGACCTCCTCGCGGCTGGATCCGCACGATCCCGAGCACCGCCCCAAGCATTGCTGCGATCAGCGCCAGCAGCGACAGCGTCCAGACCACCTGATCCCATAGCGCCCAGTTGCTTCGCAGAACCGTCGGATAGATCCAGTGCAGCACACTGCCGGCCCAATTCCACCCACGCTCGCTGCGCGTCGTATCAAGCACGATCTCGCCGGTCAGCGACGAGACATAGAGCTCCGTTCCGTTGGCATCGCCGAGAGCCGCGCGAAACAACGGTCGATGGCGATCGAAACCGTTCGGCACGGTCCATTGGTCATAATCCGAGCGCCCGACGATCGCGGCCCGTGCGGCGTCGAGCCCGCGCTGCCGGGCATACCCTTGCACGATGGTGAGTGCGGCATCGGCAGACATCACCGACGCGTCCCGTCCGTCGGAGGCGTGGACCGCGCGCGAACGAGATGGTCCCGATACGATGTAGACCGGTCCATCGCTCCGCTCGATCAGCCGAACGCGCGTGGCATCCGCAATCCCGCTCGCGGCGACGGCATCGGCAACCGAGATCCTCGTCTCTTCGCGATCCACGGGCACGAGTCCGGCAAATCGCTCCGCCTCCGTCAGCGACGGAAACGGAACGAAGTGCATGACGATTCCACTCGCGAACCACATCGCGAACAGCAGGCAGAACGCGATCCCGAGCCAGCGGTGCAGCAGGACGATCGCGCCCATCATGCGCTCAAGGCCTCACCATTTGAACGCCGCCGAGATTTCGTAGGTGCGCGGCGCGCCCAGCAGGATCTGATCGGGATAGAATGGATCGCCCCAGATCGCGTAGCGCTTGTCGGTGATGTTGCGCACGCGGAAGGTCAGGCGGGCCTGATCGACCGCATTGAACACCGTTCTGGGGATATCGACGAAGGCGTAGACGTCGGCGACGGTATAGGCCTTCATCGTCACCACGTTCGCATCCGTGTTGTAGCGGTCGCCGACATGGCGGCCGGTGATGCCGAGCTCCACCGGCCAGGGCGTGAAGAACCGGTACGACGCGCCGGCATTGGCGACGATGCGCGGCACGTTCGGCGGCGTGTTGCCGGAGAACGAGCCGCCGACAAAATTGTAGTCGGCGTAGCGCGCATCGACATAGGCGATGTTGCCCCACAGCCGCAACGGCTCGATCGGCCTGACGGACGCGGCGAGCTCGACGCCCTTCGACTCCTGTCGTCCGGCGATGTTAAGCTGCATGCCGCCGGCGGCGGCATAGACGTTCTTGCGCACGATGTCGTAGGCCGAGAACGACCACTCCGCCCGGTTGTCCCAGAACAGGTGCTTGACGCCGGTCTCATAGGTACGCGAGGTGGTCAGGTCGAGCGGCTGGGTCGGTGCGAGCAGGAAGATGTTGTTGGCCGAGACGTCAGCGCCAGTCGCGTACTGGCTGAAGAAGGTCAGGCCGGGCACGGCATCCCACGTGTAGCCGATACGACCCGTCACCGGTGCCCAGTCTATCGAGTACGGGAAGCCGGCCTTCACCAGCCCGTTGACATCGGTCGAATTGCGGTCGAGCCCGATATGCTCGACGCGGAGGCCACCGACCAGTGCAAATGTGCGGGTCAGCTTCAGCCGGTCCTCGAACGAGAGCGCCTCGTTGTCGATGCGCGCGGTCTGCTGCTTGGTCGTGAGCGAGCCGTAGAAGCCACGGCTGGGATCGACCAAAGAGACAAAATCGTTCGGGAAGGTCGCCGAGCCCGGCCTGACGAAATCAAGGTAGCTCGACGACAGCGTCGTGACCATGCGGTTGTCGAATCCGGCGATATTCGCATCCCAGACCAAGTCGGTGATGTTGCCGACCAGCCGCTGGCTATGCGCGACGTAGAAGCGCTCGCGATATACCTGGTTGTTCGTGGAATCGAACGCCTCGATCTCGTTGTTGAACCAGGTGCGGTCTGCGCCGTAGCCATAGGCCTGGCTCTTCAGCGTCAGGTCGGGCGCCAGCTTCAGCTCGAAGCCGCCGCGCAGCCAGACCTCCTGCGCCACGTTACGATTGTCGAGGACGTTGTAGTTGGTGTTGAAGGTGCGGTCGTCGATCGTGACAGCCCCAAGATCGGTCCTGTTGAAATAATTGCCGGAGACGATCCCCGTCGTCGCGTGCGAGCCGCTGAAGGCGACCGCCACCAGCGGCGCACCCCAATACGCCTTCGAGCGGTCTTCCCGGTACTCGATCGCGCCCCAGATCTTGAGACTGTCGGAGACGCGGTAGTTGAGCTGGCCGGAGACGTCGAAAGTCTTGGTGTTGGTGTCGTCGGCAAAGCCGTTGAGCGAGGCGCGGCTGATGTCGAAGCGATAGTCGAGGCCCCGCACATTGGTGCTGCCGCCCGAGCCGTAATGCGCGCGGAACGAGTTCAGGGAATCCCAGGAGAAATCAGCTTCGTTCCGGATCGCTCCGGTATGCGGCTGCTTGGTGATCAAGTTGATGGCGCCGCCGGCCGCGCCCTCGCCCGACATCAGCGAGGCCGGGCCTTTCAAAAATTCAACGGCTTCAAGATTGGCGGTGTCAATGATCCGCGAAGTCATGTTCTGCGGGCCGATCTTGATGCCGTTATAGAGCGTGTTGATCTGGCTGTTGGTGAAGCCGCGCATGGAGAAGGCCGCGGGCTCGGCCGGATTATCGCCGGAGGTCACACCGACCGCACCCTGCGCCACCTCGGACACGGTGCGATAGCCCTGCTCGCGCATGGTCTGGGCCGAGATCACCTCGACGGTCGCGGGCGTCTCCTGCACGGTCAGGCCGAGGCGCGAGGCGCTTTCGGCGATCGCATTGGTGTTGAGCGGTGTTTGCGCTGCGTCGGTCGGAACGACAGGCTTGGGCGCTGCGGGTGCCGGTGTCGGCCGGCGTGCAGCCGCACGGCGTGCGCTCTGCGCCTCCCGGCCCACTGGCCTCGCCTGCTTGCGGGATTGAGCCGGCGACACCTCGACGGGTGGCAGGGGTTCGCGGGTCTGCTGCGCCAGCGCGGCAGGAACATCGACGGCGGCGAGCGACGTAAGGGCCGCGGAGGCGAGGAGGAATCTGCGCGGTGGTACACGACGGATGGAAGACACGGTTTTGGGCATCGGTATGACGTCAGTGGCACGTCACCGCGAACGAGGTCTCACCTTTGGCCCTTCAGCCGTCCGATGAAGCCGAATGTCTGTACTCCCCGACCGACATCTTCGCGTGTGACCACGGCTGACGGCAGGTCTCCTGGCTCGCGGGTCGTGACCGCTTCGTCGCCTTCCCGGGACCGAGGACCCAGTGGCTTCTGACGAAGGATTCACCGCTTACAGTTGCGGGGGCAGCCGCGGCATTGGGGACAACGTCCCCGCACCGCATTCCCTTTTCATCCCCTTTCGGGGAAACCGTCGCAGCCATCTAGGATTACGATCAAGACAGAGTCAATGTGCAAGCTGCGGCGGTATTGCCACAGCAACCAACTTCCTTGGAGACGAGCATGGAAGGCGAGACCTTCCTCTGGCTGATACGGCATGCGCCGGTCGACGGCATCGCGGGAACGATCCATGCGGCCGACGCGCCGGCCGATCTCGGCGATCCCACGCAATTCCAGGCACTGCGGCAGCGCCTGCCAGGAGGCGCGGCGAGCTATGCCAGCCCGTCGCGGCGCACGGTCGAGACCGCGCAGGCGCTGGGGCTCGCGCCAGAGCTGGTGCCCGAGTTCAGCGAACAGGATTTTGGCGACTGGACCGGCCGTCGGCATGACGAGATCGCCGCGGCTGGCGACGAGACCCATGCGCAATTCTGGAGCGATCCGGCGCACGGGCGGCCACCGGGCGGCGAGAGCTTTGAAGATCAGGTCGCGCGCGTCCGGCTGGGTCTGTCACGGATCGGAGCCGGACCAGCAACGCTCGTCGTGCATTCCGGCACGATCCGCGCTGCACTCTGCATCGCGCTGGATCTGACACCGCAAGGGGCCTTGCGCTTCGTGATCGATCCGCTGTCGCTGACCCGGATCGACCGGCTCGCGAGCGGCTGGCGCGTCGTGTCGGTCAATCAGCGCGCGGCTTGATGCGTATCAGGCCGGCCGGTCCGGCACATTGGCCTGCGCGAAGGTTGCCATGCCGTTGTGGAGGCTGCAGGCGAGGCGCACCAGCGGCAATGCGATCGCGGCGCCCGATCCCTCGCCGAGCCTGAGATCGAGGCTGATCAACGGCTGCACGTTCAGCGCACGCAGCACCAGCCGATGCCCCTGCTCTGCCGATTGATGCGACGGCAACAGGAACGGCCGGCACGAGGGATTGAGACGTACGGCTACGAGCGCTGCGACCGACACGATGAAGCCATCGATCAATACGGGGATGCGGCGCTGTGCGGCCGCAATGATGGCGCCTGAGATCGCCGCGATCTCCAAACCGCCGATGGCACACAGGATCTGCTCCGGCGTCGCTCCCGCAACGCCATGCCGCGCGATTGCAGCATCAATCACGCGCGCCTTATGCACGCGGCCGGCCGCGTCGATGCCGGTACCGCTGCCCGCGATCTCCTCGGCGTTGATGCCGAGCAGGCTTGCTGCAATCGCCGCCGCCGTCGTGGTGTTGCCGATGCCCATCTCTCCGAAGATCAGGAGATCGGGCTGATGGGCCTCCGCGCGCGCGACGGCGCGCCGACCGGTTTCGAAGGCGAATGCCAACTCGGCAGGTGTGAGCGCGGCTTCGACGCTGAAATCGCGCGTGCCACGACGCGGCTTGTCGGTAACGACGCCCGCCATCTCCGCCTCGGCCAGCGTACCGGCATCGACGACTTCGAGGTTCGAGCTAAGCTCACGCGCCAGCACCGAGATCGCAGCACCGCCCGAGGCAAAATTCGCCATCATCGCGATGGTCACGGCTTGCGGATAGGCCGACACGCCCTGCGCGACGATGCCGTGATCACCGGCGAACACGATGATCGGCACGCGCGCGGCGCGGGGCTGCTCCGTCGCCTGCAGGCCCGCAAGCTCGATGGCGAGCTGCTCGAGCCGGCCGAGAGCGCCGGTCGGCTTGGTCAATTGCGCCTGCCGCCCGATCGCTGCCTCGCGATGATGCGCGGAGATCTCAGGGCATTTCTGGGTGACCCATTCGGGGAGCATGCTGCCTCGCTTACATCAGGCGCTTGAGAATGTAGCTGTCCATGATCCAGCCATGCCGCTCGCGCGCCTCTTGCCGCAGGGCGACGATGCGCGGGCCGACTTCGGCGAGCGGACCAGACATGATGATCTGATCGGGCATGCCGAGATAGGCGCCCCACCAGATGTGGAGCCCGGCCGGATCGAGCGACTGGAACGCCGCGCCGCCGTCGAGCATCACCACCACGGTGTCGACGCCCTGCGGCCAGCCGCCTTCGCGCAGGCGGCGGCCTGTCGTGACCAGGAACGGCTCGCCGATGTCGTTGAGCGGCAGCGCATGCGCCGCGCACAACGCCTGGATCGAGGTGATCCCGGGCACGACCTCTATATCAGGCAACGGATTGAGCCGCCGTGCGATGCGCAGCGAGGAATCGTAAAGCGATGGATCGCCCCAGATCAACAGCGCGACCTTGCCGTTACCTTCGAGATGATTCGCGATCGTTTGCGACCAGGTCGCGGCCACGGCATCGTGCCAATCGTCCACGCCCTTGCGGTAATCCGTCTCGCCCGCATCGCGCACGGGAAGATCGAACTCGGCGATCCGCGTGCTCGCGCTGGTGAGCACGTCCGCGCAGATCGTTCGCCGCAGATCCGCAAGATCGGATTTCGCCGTCCCCTTGCGGGGGATCAGGACGAGATCGGCGGCGTTGATGGCACGGATCGCGGCGCGCGTGAGCTGCCCGGGATCGCCGCAACCGATGCCTATCAGGGAGAGCGTGAGCATCGCGAGCGCGAAGGACGGCCGCACCGTCCTTCGCTGGTCTCTTATGCCGCGTTGTGCAGGCGCGGCGTGACGAGGCCGGGCGCGGTGACACCGCGCAGCGATTTCGCCAGCGCCAGCACCGCGAGATCGGCGAGCGGCTCGATCACGATCACCAGCGCATAGGACGCGGCGAACGTCGCGATGTTGGCGAGGTTCGTCATAGCAAAGCCGGAGCCATAGAGCGCCCAGAACGCCACCCAGGCGATCACGCCGGCCTGGTAGGTCGTCGAAAGCGCCAAAGCCTGACGATACCTCAAATCGACATAGGCGGTGTTGCGCGGAATGATCCGCGTGGCGATCGCCTGGATCGCGAATAGCGGCACCAGCAGCGTCGTGACGTTCATGCCATATTGCGGGATGTCGGCGGGCTCGAAGAACACGCCCTGAAGCAGCAGGCCGAACGCAAGGCCGAGGGCCGCCGGCGCCGCACCGAACAACAGGAATAGCGTCGAACCGAGAATGAAGTGCACTTCGGAGACGCCGACCGGGAAGTGCGGCAGGATCTCGAAGAACACGAACACGAGGGCCGTGGTAGCCAGCGTCCGCACGGCGAGCGAGCCGATGCCCTGCTCGCGCACGGTCTCGACCGCAAGCTTGAGCGCAACGCCGCCTGCGGCGATGCCGGTTGCGTAACTCAGCACGAGCTTGGCGCCCGTCACGATTCCGGGTTCGATATGCATGGCTCAGATCCTTCCTGCCGTCACACCCGACGGCCTTGGCCTCAAAACGTGCAGGGCCGGTCTCCTGGCTCGCGGTTCACTGGGGATCTCCGGCCTTCCCGTGCCTTGCGGCCCAGTGGCGGTTCGGAGCCCCTCACCGCTTACAGTCGCGGGGGCGGCTGGGGTTTTGGGCGCCGCAACTGGGTCCGCCCATCCCCATTCCCGATTATGCTCCGGCGCTTTGCGCCGCGTCGAGCACCATGCCTCTCCTGTGTGCCTCTTTCGCCAGCCGGGCGTCAAGGGGCGAAGGGCGACCGCGGCCATCATGACGGATAATCCCCCGCCAGCGCCCCGAACAGGATGACGGCGGCCGTAGAAGCGGCGCCGCCGCGCGCAAGCTGCTCGGCGAGTTCGGCAATGGTGGTACGGACCAGCCGCTCGTCGGAACGGCCGAGAGATTCCGCGAACAGCGCCGGCGTATCAGCGGCGAGGCCATGTTCGATTAATTTCGCGGCAAGCGCCGGAAAGGTGCGCCGGCCCATATAGACCACGGTCGTTGCCTCCGGGTCCGCCAGCGCCGCCCAATTCAGGTTTGGCGGCAGTTCGCCGGTAACGTCGGCTCCTGTCACGAACTGCACCCGCCGCGAGGTGTGGCGCCGGGTCAGGGGAATGCCGGCTTGCGCGGCGGCAACGCAGGCCGAGGTGACGCCGGGAATGATCTCGTAGCCGATGCCGGCCTCCCGCAGCGTCTCCAGTTCCTCCTCGAGCCGGCCGAAAATGCCGGCATCGCCGGACTTGAGGCGCACCAGACGCGCACCTGTCGCGGCATAGTCGACCAAAAGGCGGTTCACGTGGTGTTGCTTGGTCGAGGGCCGCCCTGCCCGTTTGCCCACTGCGACGAGATTGGCGCCGGGCCGGGCGAGGTCAAGAATCGCGCCGGAGGCAAGGTCGTCATAGAGCACGACGTCGGCCTCGCGCAGCCGCGCAGCCCCCTTCACCGTGAGCAGCTCTGGATCGCCGGGGCCGGCGGAGATGAAAGTGACGAAGCCGCTCACCGGTCCTCCGCGATCAGATGGAAGAACGTGCCGGTGGCGTGGCCCCGTCGCGAGCCGGTCTCGGCGATGACCGCGCCGGTTGCGTCGTGCACGACCGCCAGCGGCGTATCGGGCTGCGCGAGGATGGTCGAATAATGAAACTCGTGGCCACGCAGCCGCGCGCCGACCTGATGCCCCGGGATCGGCGCGGCCAATTCGGCAAGACGATAGCCCAGATGCATGCGGCGCTTGGCAAAGCTGGTCTCCAGACCGAGCAGCCCCGCCATCTCATGGCTGATACCGTCGGCGTCGGTCAAAGCAGCACCCAGCACCATATAGCCCCCGCATTCGCCATGCACGGGCCGCGTCTCGGC
This genomic stretch from Bradyrhizobium sp. CCGB12 harbors:
- a CDS encoding PepSY domain-containing protein, with the protein product MMGAIVLLHRWLGIAFCLLFAMWFASGIVMHFVPFPSLTEAERFAGLVPVDREETRISVADAVAASGIADATRVRLIERSDGPVYIVSGPSRSRAVHASDGRDASVMSADAALTIVQGYARQRGLDAARAAIVGRSDYDQWTVPNGFDRHRPLFRAALGDANGTELYVSSLTGEIVLDTTRSERGWNWAGSVLHWIYPTVLRSNWALWDQVVWTLSLLALIAAMLGAVLGIVRIQPRGGRISSPYRGWHALHHLMGLAAMFFVLTWIFSGWLSMDHGRLFSRGQLTPTEAGVMNAAPDWREAALLDRQPISASAREAEWFAFNGNVYRRDRIGLHDQTMIRAGGTPRDGGTAFLDVREIGELMARLAAGCAASSVLADNDDYPARSAVPGAPVYRSTCGDLWFDVDGADGSVLQRLDPSRRAYRWLYGALHTLDFPILLARPRLRDVVIVGLCTLGLVFSVTGIVIGWRRLRSSLAA
- a CDS encoding ABC transporter substrate-binding protein → MDRRTVLKGLAGASGLALTGGLSAPAIAQGAAARTLRFVPQANLANFDPIWGTQYVVRNAAALVWDTLYGIDAQLQPQRQMIESEETTDDGKTWTFKLRPGLKFHDGEPVLSKDVVASLSRWAARDPMGLMILAIQQELTAVDDRTFKWVLKQPFPKMLYALAKNNAPCSFMMPERIAKTDPFKQITEYIGSGPMKFAKSEWVPGAKSVFEKFADYVPRQEKASWLAGGKQIMVDRVEWIVMPDPATAAAALQNGEVDWWENPIADLVPVLKKNKNISVDIGDPLGNIGSFRMNHLFAPFNDVRARRAVLMALSQEDYMRAIVGDDDALWKSLPGFFTPDTPLYSELGGEILKGKRNFDAAKKLLAESGYSGQPVTCLVAQDQPITKAQGDVTADLLKKLGMNVDFVATDWGTVGSRRAAKTPPGQGGWNMFHSWHAGADCITPAAYTAIRANGDKAWFGWPNSPNTEKEIAAWFEAKNLEEEKAAIAQVNKAALEDVVYAPTGFFLTYTAWRKNVSGIAKGPLPFFWGVSKSA
- a CDS encoding N-carbamoyl-D-amino-acid hydrolase produces the protein MRIVNVAAAQMGPIQKADSRGAVVKRMIALMDEASARGADLIVYPELALTTFFPRWYVEDRAEFDSWFEREMPNDATRPLFERAAQHQIAMNFGYAELTPDGHHFNTAILTDKSGKIVGKYRKVHLPGHTYYDANRSHQHLEKRYFEPGDLGFNVWRELGGVIGMAICNDRRWPETYRVMGLQGVEMVLIGYNTPSENAERREEGTEKRMFHNRLSVQAGAYQNATWVVAVAKAGVEDGHALFGGSLIVDPNGEIVAEAETEGDELLVHSCDLDATSFGKTTIFNFAQHRRIEHYGLITSRTGAVPPPEK
- a CDS encoding NAD-dependent succinate-semialdehyde dehydrogenase, yielding MYPKVQMFIAGEWTDGTSGKSEDILNPATGQPIGKTPHASRADLDRALEAAKAGFEVWRKMSPFDRYKLMRKAADIIRSRAAEIAPVMTMEQGKPVVEAQGETMLAGDLIDWFSEEARRAYGRIVPPRMGNVSQLVTKEPVGPVAAFTPWNFPINQAVRKISAALAAGCSIIVKGPEETPASCMELVRAYADAGIPPGVVQLVFGVPSEVSEYLIPHPIIRKISFTGSTAVGKHLAALAGLHMKRVTMELGGHAPAIVFADADLDNAAKILSANKFRNAGQVCVSPTRFLVHESVYQPFVDKFVAAAKSLKVGNGLDKDTRMGPLANPRRVDAMEGFVSDAVQHGAKVQAGGKRIGNEGFFFEPTVLTDVPRDARIMNEEPFGPLAPITSFRSYDEVVAEANRLPYGLAAYAYTTSTKTMQAIGADVESGMVSINHHGLALPEVPFGGIKDSGYGSEGGLEAIEGYLNTKFVTQASA